A stretch of Megalobrama amblycephala isolate DHTTF-2021 linkage group LG14, ASM1881202v1, whole genome shotgun sequence DNA encodes these proteins:
- the LOC125245022 gene encoding tripartite motif-containing protein 16-like protein — translation MPFGSLCSFAVVRESVLQLRDKLDDFCKEELKKISDRVTSTNIVPKTRNDFLKHSHRLTLDLNTVNKRLRLSERNRVITNDNIVQPYPDHPDRFDYWLQVLCRESVCDQRCYWEIEWSGLLGLYISVSYKSIGRKSEGYEGWFGHNDQSWSLFCCPFRFSFIHNKIESDLPIVPSSRIGVYVDHSAGILSFYSISGDTMSLIHTVQTTFTQPLYPGFWVYHHGSRVKLCQ, via the exons ATGCCCTTCGGTTCTCTCTGCTCTTTTGCTGTTGTGAGAGAATCTGTCCTtcagctgagagacaaactggatgatttctgcaaagaggagctgaagaagatctctgacagag tCACTTCCACCAACATTGTTCCCAAGACCAGGAACGACTTCCTAAAAC attcccatcggctcactctggatctgaacacagtgaataaacgcctccgtctgtctgagaggaacagagTGATTACTAACGATAACATAGTCcagccgtatcctgatcatccagacagatttgattatTGGcttcaggtgttgtgtagagagagtgtgtgtgatcaacgctgttactgggagattgagtggagtgggCTCCTTGGTCTgtatatatcagtgtcatataagagcatcggCAGGAAGAGTGAGGGTTATGAGGGTTGGTTTGGacataatgatcagtcctggagctTGTTCTGCTGTCCCTTCAGATTCTCATTCATTCACAATAAGATAGAGAGTGATCTCCCTATAGTGCCCAGcagtagaataggagtgtatgtggatcacagtgcaggaattttgtccttctacagcatctctggagacacaatgagcctcatccacacagtccagaccacattcactcaaccgctctatcctgggttttgGGTTTATCATCATGGATCAAGAGTGAAACTGTGTCAGTGA